Proteins encoded within one genomic window of Oryza brachyantha chromosome 7, ObraRS2, whole genome shotgun sequence:
- the LOC102707136 gene encoding septum-promoting GTP-binding protein 1, which yields MTTTSTAMNVSKAVTQLCAPGGGSGGRRRGRPAVLRLDLRWGRLLRLAVISRVVRLVWDQLLACSSCTGGGGGRYRRLGPPQGGAAGAVLSPLPRDDDDGCCGRRGGDREAADVEDVVSLKVSLLGDCQIGKTSFMVKYVGDEEEQNGLQMTGLNLMDKTLAVRGARIAFSIWDVAGDSQFLDHVPIACKDAVAILFMFDLTSRCTLTNVIDWYERARKWNKTAIPILIGTKFDDFARLPLEMQWTIVNEARAYARAMKATLFFSSSTHNINVNKIFKFITAKLFNLPWTVERNLTVGEPIIDF from the exons atgacgacgacgagcaccgCCATGAACGTGAGCaaggcggtgacgcagctcTGCGCcccgggcggcggcagcggcgggcggcggagggggaggccgGCCGTGCTGCGGCTCGACCTCCGGTGGGGACGCctgctccgcctcgccgtcatcAGCAGGGTCGTCCGGCTCGTCTGGGACCAGCTACTCGCCTGCTCCTCCTGcaccggcgggggcggcggcaggTACCGCAGGCTCGGCCCGCCGCAGGGGGGCGCCGCCGGGGCCGTGCTGTCCCCGCTCCccagggacgacgacgacggctgctgcggccgccgcggcggcgaccgcgagGCGGCGGATGTCGAGGACGTCGTCAGCCTCAAAGTCAGCCTGCTCGGCGATTGCCAGATCGGCAAGACCAGTTTCATG GTTAAGTATGTTGGGGATGAGGAGGAGCAGAACGGCTTGCAGATGACGGGCCTGAATCTGATGGACAAGACCTTGGCAGTTCGAGGTGCTAGAATTGCCTTCAGCATTTGGGATGTGGCAG GAGACAGCCAGTTCCTCGACCACGTTCCAATAGCGTGTAAGGACGCCGTGGCGATCTTGTTCATGTTCGATCTCACGAGCCGGTGCACGCTTACTAA TGTTATAGATTGGTATGAGAGGGCAAGGAAATGGAATAAG ACGGCTATTCCAATCCTAATTGGAACGAAGTTTGATGACTTCGCTCGGCTTCCTCTTGAGATGCAATGGACCATCGTTAACGAG GCCAGGGCATACGCAAGAGCGATGAAGGCGACCCTCTTCTTCTCGAGCTCGACGCACAACATCAACGTGAACAAGATCTTCAAGTTCATCACGGCCAAGCTCTTCAACCTGCCGTGGACGGTGGAGCGCAACCTCACCGTCGGCGAGCCCATCATAGACTTCTGA
- the LOC102706860 gene encoding glutamate receptor 3.4-like isoform X2, whose product MDMASALLAALAVCVCILASGAMADGQNVTGDGSRPAELRIGALFTFHSVIGRAVKPAIELAVADVNADPGVLPGTKLSITMQDTNCSGFLGTIEALELLAKDVVAVLGPQSSGIAHVISHAANELHVPLVSFAASDPTLSSLEYPYFVRATTSDCFQMDAIASIINQYRWREVIAIYVDDDYGRGGITALGDTLAKRKSKIAYKAKLPPGASRTTIEDMLMHVNEMQSRVYVVHVNPDSGIEVFSAAKSLGMMSSGYAWIATDWLSAVLDSPEHINSDRMQLTQGVIMLRQHVADSDIQHSLLSRWRNLTRNEGHSCLCSYSMRAYDSVWIVARAVEQLLSEGNAVSFSADPNLRDAKGSNLQLGSLRSFNNGEKLLEKVWHTNFTGVSGQVQFTMEQDLIHPAFDILNIGGTGYRTIGYWSNVSGLSVVAPERLHSEPLKSSTNYIELHGVIWPGQTAEKPRGWVFPFHGKPLRIGVPLRTSYKEFVMQDKGPDGVKGFSVDVFKAAVGLLPYPVAFDFILFGDGLKNPSYNDLVQKVSDNYFDAAIGDIAIVTNRTRLVDFTQPYTESGLIILAPAREVESNAWAFLKPFTFQMWSVLGVLFLFVGAVVWVLEHRTNTEFRGPPRQQIMTVCWFSFSTMFFAHRENTVSALGRFVLLVWLFVVLIINSSYTASLTSLLTVQELTSGVQGLDSLISSSSSIGYQVGSFARSYLVDELNIAEGRLVPLNSPSDYARALDLGSGNGGVDAIIDELPYVEIFLSKYCKFKTVGQVFTKSLPKRLPSC is encoded by the exons ATGGATATGGCCTCTGCGCTGCTTGCTGCCCTAGCTGTGTGTGTCTGCATTTTGGCCAGTGGAGCCATGGCTGATGGTCAGAATGTCACCGGTGATGGTTCAAGGCCAGCTGAGCTGCGCATCGGTGCGCTGTTCACGTTTCATTCGGTTATTGGGAGAGCAGTGAAGCCGGCTATTGAGCTCGCTGTTGCAGATGTCAATGCTGATCCAGGTGTTCTTCCTGGGACGAAGCTGAGCATTACAATGCAGGATACCAATTGCAGCGGCTTTCTTGGAACCATCGAAG CATTGGAGCTTCTCGCAAAGGATGTCGTTGCTGTATTAGGTCCACAGTCTTCAGGCATTGCTCATGTCATTTCTCATGCTGCTAATGAACTCCATGTTCCGCTTGTCTCCTTTGCAGCATCTGATCCTACCCTTTCTTCCCTTGAATATCCTTACTTTGTGAGGGCTACGACAAGTGATTGCTTCCAAATGGATGCTATAGCTAGCATCATCAATCAGTATCGATGGAGAGAAGTCATTGCCATCTATGTTGATGACGACTATGGTAGAGGTGGCATCACAGCATTAGGTGATACTCTAGCAAAAAGGAAATCCAAAATAGCCTACAAAGCCAAGTTACCACCTGGTGCTTCAAGGACTACCATCGAGGATATGTTGATGCATGTGAATGAAATGCAGTCTCGTGTCTATGTTGTCCATGTAAACCCTGACTCTGGTATAGAAGTTTTCTCTGCTGCGAAATCTTTGGGAATGATGAGTAGTGGATATGCATGGATAGCAACAGACTGGCTCTCTGCAGTGTTGGATTCGCCTGAGCATATTAACTCTGATAGAATGCAGCTTACTCAGGGGGTTATTATGCTTCGGCAACATGTTGCGGATTCTGATATTCAGCATTCGTTGCTTTCAAGATGGAGAAATCTGACCAGGAATGAAGGTCATTCATGCTTGTGTTCTTACAGTATGCGTGCTTATGATTCTGTATGGATAGTTGCTCGTGCTGTTGAACAACTTTTGAGTGAAGGGAATGCAGTATCTTTTTCTGCTGATCCAAACTTACGAGATGCAAAAGGAAGTAACCTTCAGTTAGGCTCCCTCAGAAGTTTCAACAACGGAGAAAAATTACTGGAGAAAGTTTGGCACACGAATTTCACAGGGGTTTCTGGCCAGGTACAATTCACTATGGAACAGGATTTGATCCACCCAGCTTTTGATATTCTGAATATTGGTGGTACAGGTTATAGAACCATCGGCTATTGGTCAAATGTTTCTGGTCTTTCAGTTGTTGCCCCGGAAAGGTTGCATTCAGAACCACTGAAGTCTTCAACAAACTATATAGAGCTTCATGGTGTTATCTGGCCTGGTCAGACTGCTGAGAAACCTCGTGGTTGGGTGTTTCCATTTCATGGGAAGCCGTTGAGGATTGGGGTACCTCTCCGTACGAGCTACAAAGAGTTTGTGATGCAAGACAAAGGGCCTGATGGAGTAAAGGGGTTTTCAGTTGATGTTTTCAAAGCTGCAGTAGGCTTGTTGCcctaccctgttgcattcgattttattttatttggagATGGTTTGAAGAACCCCAGTTACAATGACCTTGTTCAGAAGGTTTCTGACAAT TACTTCGACGCTGCAATAGGGGACATTGCGATTGTGACAAATAGAACAAGACTTGTTGATTTTACCCAGCCGTACACAGAATCTGGACTTATTATTCTAGCCCCAGCAAGGGAGGTTGAATCGAATGCTTGGGCTTTTCTAAAACCATTCACCTTCCAAATGTGGTCTGTCCTGGGCgttctcttcctttttgtgGGTGCAGTTGTTTGGGTACTTGAGCATCGCACTAATACTGAGTTCCGTGGACCCCCAAGGCAGCAAATTATGACAGTGTGCTG GTTTAGTTTTTCTACCATGTTTTTCGCGCACA GAGAGAACACAGTTAGTGCACTTGGTAGATTTGTGCTACTTGTCTGGCTATTTGTTGTGCTCATCATTAACTCAAGCTATACAGCAAGCTTGACATCACTTCTTACAGTTCAAGAGCTGACATCAGGGGTACAAGGGCTTGATAGCTTGATCTCGAGTTCAAGTTCAATTGGCTACCAAGTTGGATCGTTTGCAAGAAGCTACCTTGTAGACGAGCTCAATATTGCCGAGGGCCGTTTGGTGCCACTAAACAGCCCATCAGATTATGCAAGAGCACTAGACTTAGGATCAGGAAATGGTGGTGTTGATGCAATAATTGATGAGCTTCCGTACGTGGAGATCTTCTTATCAAAATACTGCAAATTCAAGACAGTTGGCCAGGTTTTCACAAAAA GCCTTCCCAAGAGACTCCCCTCTTGCTGA
- the LOC102707415 gene encoding 60S ribosomal protein L44 codes for MVNVPKTKKTYCKNKECRKHTLHKVTQYKKGKDSLSAQGKRRYDRKQSGYGGQTKPVFHKKAKTTKKIVLKLQCQSCKHYSQHPIKRCKHFEIGGDKKGKGTSLF; via the exons ATG GTGAACGTTCCCAAGACCAAGAAGACCTACTGCAAGAACAAGGAGTGCAGGAAGCACACCCTTCACAAGGTCACTCAGTACAAGAAGGGAAAGGACAGCCTGTCTGCCCAGGGAAAGCGCCGTTATGACCGTAAGCAGTCAGGATATGGTGGTCAGACCAAGCCTGTTTTCCACAAGAAG GCAAAAACCACCAAGAAGATTGTGCTGAAGCTGCAATGCCAAAGCTGCAAGCATTACTCCCAGCACCCCATCAAG AGGTGCAAGCATTTCGAAATTGGTGGGGACAAGAAGGGCAAGGGAACATCTCTTTTCTAA
- the LOC102706860 gene encoding glutamate receptor 3.4-like isoform X1, protein MDMASALLAALAVCVCILASGAMADGQNVTGDGSRPAELRIGALFTFHSVIGRAVKPAIELAVADVNADPGVLPGTKLSITMQDTNCSGFLGTIEALELLAKDVVAVLGPQSSGIAHVISHAANELHVPLVSFAASDPTLSSLEYPYFVRATTSDCFQMDAIASIINQYRWREVIAIYVDDDYGRGGITALGDTLAKRKSKIAYKAKLPPGASRTTIEDMLMHVNEMQSRVYVVHVNPDSGIEVFSAAKSLGMMSSGYAWIATDWLSAVLDSPEHINSDRMQLTQGVIMLRQHVADSDIQHSLLSRWRNLTRNEGHSCLCSYSMRAYDSVWIVARAVEQLLSEGNAVSFSADPNLRDAKGSNLQLGSLRSFNNGEKLLEKVWHTNFTGVSGQVQFTMEQDLIHPAFDILNIGGTGYRTIGYWSNVSGLSVVAPERLHSEPLKSSTNYIELHGVIWPGQTAEKPRGWVFPFHGKPLRIGVPLRTSYKEFVMQDKGPDGVKGFSVDVFKAAVGLLPYPVAFDFILFGDGLKNPSYNDLVQKVSDNYFDAAIGDIAIVTNRTRLVDFTQPYTESGLIILAPAREVESNAWAFLKPFTFQMWSVLGVLFLFVGAVVWVLEHRTNTEFRGPPRQQIMTVCWFSFSTMFFAHRENTVSALGRFVLLVWLFVVLIINSSYTASLTSLLTVQELTSGVQGLDSLISSSSSIGYQVGSFARSYLVDELNIAEGRLVPLNSPSDYARALDLGSGNGGVDAIIDELPYVEIFLSKYCKFKTVGQVFTKSGWGFAFPRDSPLAEDLSTAILTLSKNGNLQRIHDEWLTGTECSANDKDIGSNRLSLSSFWGLYLICGFSCVLALLIFFFRIFCQYSKYNNQVGLERHEPEVVTRPARLTTIKSIISFVDKREEEVKHVLKKKPNDCLQPRRGSTGEQSTLPL, encoded by the exons ATGGATATGGCCTCTGCGCTGCTTGCTGCCCTAGCTGTGTGTGTCTGCATTTTGGCCAGTGGAGCCATGGCTGATGGTCAGAATGTCACCGGTGATGGTTCAAGGCCAGCTGAGCTGCGCATCGGTGCGCTGTTCACGTTTCATTCGGTTATTGGGAGAGCAGTGAAGCCGGCTATTGAGCTCGCTGTTGCAGATGTCAATGCTGATCCAGGTGTTCTTCCTGGGACGAAGCTGAGCATTACAATGCAGGATACCAATTGCAGCGGCTTTCTTGGAACCATCGAAG CATTGGAGCTTCTCGCAAAGGATGTCGTTGCTGTATTAGGTCCACAGTCTTCAGGCATTGCTCATGTCATTTCTCATGCTGCTAATGAACTCCATGTTCCGCTTGTCTCCTTTGCAGCATCTGATCCTACCCTTTCTTCCCTTGAATATCCTTACTTTGTGAGGGCTACGACAAGTGATTGCTTCCAAATGGATGCTATAGCTAGCATCATCAATCAGTATCGATGGAGAGAAGTCATTGCCATCTATGTTGATGACGACTATGGTAGAGGTGGCATCACAGCATTAGGTGATACTCTAGCAAAAAGGAAATCCAAAATAGCCTACAAAGCCAAGTTACCACCTGGTGCTTCAAGGACTACCATCGAGGATATGTTGATGCATGTGAATGAAATGCAGTCTCGTGTCTATGTTGTCCATGTAAACCCTGACTCTGGTATAGAAGTTTTCTCTGCTGCGAAATCTTTGGGAATGATGAGTAGTGGATATGCATGGATAGCAACAGACTGGCTCTCTGCAGTGTTGGATTCGCCTGAGCATATTAACTCTGATAGAATGCAGCTTACTCAGGGGGTTATTATGCTTCGGCAACATGTTGCGGATTCTGATATTCAGCATTCGTTGCTTTCAAGATGGAGAAATCTGACCAGGAATGAAGGTCATTCATGCTTGTGTTCTTACAGTATGCGTGCTTATGATTCTGTATGGATAGTTGCTCGTGCTGTTGAACAACTTTTGAGTGAAGGGAATGCAGTATCTTTTTCTGCTGATCCAAACTTACGAGATGCAAAAGGAAGTAACCTTCAGTTAGGCTCCCTCAGAAGTTTCAACAACGGAGAAAAATTACTGGAGAAAGTTTGGCACACGAATTTCACAGGGGTTTCTGGCCAGGTACAATTCACTATGGAACAGGATTTGATCCACCCAGCTTTTGATATTCTGAATATTGGTGGTACAGGTTATAGAACCATCGGCTATTGGTCAAATGTTTCTGGTCTTTCAGTTGTTGCCCCGGAAAGGTTGCATTCAGAACCACTGAAGTCTTCAACAAACTATATAGAGCTTCATGGTGTTATCTGGCCTGGTCAGACTGCTGAGAAACCTCGTGGTTGGGTGTTTCCATTTCATGGGAAGCCGTTGAGGATTGGGGTACCTCTCCGTACGAGCTACAAAGAGTTTGTGATGCAAGACAAAGGGCCTGATGGAGTAAAGGGGTTTTCAGTTGATGTTTTCAAAGCTGCAGTAGGCTTGTTGCcctaccctgttgcattcgattttattttatttggagATGGTTTGAAGAACCCCAGTTACAATGACCTTGTTCAGAAGGTTTCTGACAAT TACTTCGACGCTGCAATAGGGGACATTGCGATTGTGACAAATAGAACAAGACTTGTTGATTTTACCCAGCCGTACACAGAATCTGGACTTATTATTCTAGCCCCAGCAAGGGAGGTTGAATCGAATGCTTGGGCTTTTCTAAAACCATTCACCTTCCAAATGTGGTCTGTCCTGGGCgttctcttcctttttgtgGGTGCAGTTGTTTGGGTACTTGAGCATCGCACTAATACTGAGTTCCGTGGACCCCCAAGGCAGCAAATTATGACAGTGTGCTG GTTTAGTTTTTCTACCATGTTTTTCGCGCACA GAGAGAACACAGTTAGTGCACTTGGTAGATTTGTGCTACTTGTCTGGCTATTTGTTGTGCTCATCATTAACTCAAGCTATACAGCAAGCTTGACATCACTTCTTACAGTTCAAGAGCTGACATCAGGGGTACAAGGGCTTGATAGCTTGATCTCGAGTTCAAGTTCAATTGGCTACCAAGTTGGATCGTTTGCAAGAAGCTACCTTGTAGACGAGCTCAATATTGCCGAGGGCCGTTTGGTGCCACTAAACAGCCCATCAGATTATGCAAGAGCACTAGACTTAGGATCAGGAAATGGTGGTGTTGATGCAATAATTGATGAGCTTCCGTACGTGGAGATCTTCTTATCAAAATACTGCAAATTCAAGACAGTTGGCCAGGTTTTCACAAAAAGTGGGTGGGGATTT GCCTTCCCAAGAGACTCCCCTCTTGCTGAGGACTTGTCAACAGCAATCTTGACACTGTCCAAGAACGGCAATCTTCAAAGGATCCACGATGAATGGTTAACTGGGACAGAATGCAGTGCAAATGACAAGGATATTGGTTCAAACCGTTTGAGCCTTTCAAGTTTCTGGGGCCTCTACCTCATCTGTGGCTTTTCATGTGTCCTTGCTCTCTTGATTTTCTTCTTCCGAATATTTTGTCAATACAGCAAGTACAATAACCAGGTTGGACTTGAGCGTCATGAACCAGAGGTTGTAACTCGACCAGCAAGGTTAACTACTATCAAGTCAATAATCTCATTTGTAGataagagggaggaggaggtgaagcATGTTCTCAAGAAAAAGCCTAATGACTGTCTGCAGCCAAGAAGAGGCAGCACAGGAGAACAATCTACATTACcactatga